From the Purpureocillium takamizusanense chromosome 6, complete sequence genome, one window contains:
- a CDS encoding uncharacterized protein (EggNog:ENOG503NUI0~COG:Q) — protein sequence MNVETSRHGEHVPIPEQILGEARPLRVITIGAGASGLNTARQIDKHMQQVEHVVYEKNAHVDGT from the coding sequence ATGAACGTCGAGACATCTCGGCACGGTGAACATGTTCCTATCCCGGAGCAGATTTTAGGCGAGGCGCGTCCCTTGCGGGTTATAACgattggcgccggcgcgtcgggcCTCAACACGGCCAGGCAAATCGACAAGCACATGCAGCAGGTCGAGCATGTCGTATACGAGAAGAACGCCCACGTGGATGGGACATGA